CGCTCGCGCGCCATCCCTCGCAGCTTTACGAGGCGGCGCTGGAAGGCGCGCTGCTGGTGATCGTCCTGCTGCTGCTGTTCTGGAAAACGCGCGCGCGCTATCGCCCCGGGTTCCTGGTCGGCGTCTTCACGGCCGGGATTGCGCTGGGCCGTTTCACGGTCGAGTTCTTCCGCGAGCCGGACGCGCAGCTGGCCGAGTTCGCCGCCGAAACCGGCCTGTCGATGGGGCAATGGCTGACGATTCCGCTGATCGTGCTGGGCGTGGCGATCACCGCATGGTCGCTGACCCGCCCGGCGCTTGCGAGCGGCAGGGCCGCGCCCGGAGCTGCATGACCGGCCAGGCCGACGACGGCCTGCCGGGCGATCTGGGCGGGATATTTCGCCGGCTGATCCGCACCGCGGGGCCGATCTCGCTCGCGCAGTTCATGGGGGAGAGCAACGCGCGCTATTACGCCGGTCGCGACCCCCTGGGCACGGCGGGCGATTTCGTCACCGCGCCCGAGATCAGCCAGATGTTCGGCGAACTGATCGGCCTGTGGCTGGCCGACATGTGGCTCCGCGCGGGGCGCCGGGAGCCTGTGCTCTATGTCGAGCTGGGGCCGGGTCGCGGGACGCTGGCCAAGGATGCGCTGCGCGCGGCGCAACGGCACGGGCTGGAACCCGAAGTGCACTTCGTCGAAGGGTCGGCCGCGCTGCGCGAGGTGCAGGAACGGGCCGTGCCCGGGGCGCGCTGGCATTCCGATCTCGCGGGCGTTCCCGAAGATGCGCCGCTGCTGCTGGTGGCCAACGAGTTTCTCGACGCGCTGCCGGTGCGCCAGCTGGTCCGCACCGGCGACGGCTGGCGCGAGCGCATGGTGGGGCTGGAAGGGGACGATTTCGTATTCGTCGCCGGGCGGCAACCGATGGACGAGGCCGTCCCGGCCGCCTGGCGGGACGCGCCGCCGGGCACTCTGCTCGAAACCAGTCCCGCCTCGGCGGCTATCGCGCATGAACTGGCCGGCCGTCTGGCGAAACAGGGCGGGGCGGCGCTGGTGATCGATTACGGGCATGGCGAAATGCGTGCAGGCTCGACGCTCCAGGCGGTGCGCGCCCATGCGAAAGTCGATCCTTTCGCGGCGCCGGGCGAGGCTGACCTGACCGCGCATGTCGACTTCGCCACGCTCGCGCGCGTTATCGAAGCGGGCGGGGCCCGGCACCTGGGCACCGTCGCGCAAGGCCGCTGGTTGCGCAGCCTGGGGATCGACGCCCGCGCCCGGGCCCTCGCCGCGCGCGCGCCGCACTATGCCGAAGAGATCGAGCGTGCCCGCCGCCGGCTGGTCGACGATGCGCAGATGGGCCGGCTGTTCAAGGTCATGGGCGTTGCCGCGCCGGACTGGCCCGACGGCGCCGGCTTCGACGCGGAGTGATCCGCGCTAGAGGTCGAGCTTCGCCGCCAGTTCGCGCGCGGCTTCTGCCGGGGTTTTCTTGCCGGCATCGGTGCGATCGACCGACAGGTTCGCCTCGCGCATCGTCGCGACGTCGATCGCGCCGACCAGCGGCCGCAGCGCAGCCACGAGCTGGGCGTCGTCGGCGCGGTCCGGCGCGATCAGGACCAGCGCGTCGTAGGCCGGGAAGGCATCCTGCGGATCGTCCAGCACGACCAGGCGGTCGGCGGCGATCCGGCCATCCGAGGTATAGGCGCTGATGACATCGGCCTCCCCCGATTGCAGCGCGTTGTACATGAACGTCGGCTGGAACGTGCGCTGTTGCCCGAAGCGCAGGGCATAGGCGTCGCGCACGGCCGACCATTCGGGGCGGCGAAAGAATTCCGGATCCGCGCCGATGGTCAGGCGGCGCGCCTGCGGGGCAAGATCGGCGATCGAGCGCACGCCCAGCGCCTCGGCGCGGTCCGCGCGCATTGCCAGAGCATAGGCGTTCTCGAAACCGAGCCGGCCGAGGACCAGCGTGCCGCTGGTCTCCCGCTCCCACTCCACGATCGCGCGATAGATCGCCTCGCGGCCGGGATTCCCCTCGCGCTCCATCTCGTTGGTCCACAGCGTGCCGGTGTAGTCGATCGAAATGTCGATCGCGCCGCTCGTCAGCGCGTCGTGGACCACCGCGGAGCCCAGGCCGTCGCGGTACTCGACGCGATAGCCCGCCTCGCGCAGGCGCTGGCCGATCAGGCGGGCGAGAATATACTGTTCCGAAAAGCTTTTCGCGCCGATCACCACCGTATCGTCCCGATCGCCGGGCGCGAACTGCGCGAAGGCCGCCGCAGCAATGCCGGCGAGGGCGAGCGCGGCGCCCGTCCACACCGGCAAGCGCCGCCGGGTGGCGAAGCCGCGCTCGATCGCGCCCAGCAGGGCGTCGGCCACCAGCGCCAGCCCGGCGCTGGCGATGCAGCCTGCCAGCACGAGCGCCCAGTTCTGCGTCTGGAGACCGGCGAAGATCGGATCGCCCAGGCTCGGCTGGCCGACGGTCGTGGCGAGCGTCGCCGCGCCGATCGTCCAGACCGAGGCGGTGCGGATCCCGGCCATGATATAGGGCGCGGCCAGCGGCGCCTCGACCAGGCGCAGCTTCTGCCAGCCGGTCATGCCCACGCCGTCGGCCGCTTCGAGCACGCCGGGCGCCATGTGCTCGCGCGCGGTCACCGCGTTTCTGAGGATCGGCAGCAGCGCATAGAGCGCGAGCGCGAGCAGCGCGGGCAGGAAGCCGAGCGTGGGCAACCCTTCGCCGAACACCGCGCGCAGCGACAGCAGGATCGGGAAGAACAGCGCCAGCAGCGCGAGGGCCGGAATCGTCTGCACGAGGCTTGCGAAGCCGAGCGCCACGCGCGCCACCGGGGGCGACCGGCTCGCCCAGACCGCGAGCGGCAGTGCGACCACGACGCCCAGCGCGATTGCCGCTGCCGCGAGCAGGACGTGGGCGGCGAGCTTGTCGCCCAGACCCAGCAGGATCGTCCCGATCCCGCTCACTTTTCCAGCTCGGCGATGGCGTCGGCCTGGTCGCGCGGGACGGCGACCAGCGCCTGCGCCTCCGCGCCCCCCGCGCCGGCCAGCAGGGAATGCGGGGTTTCGTCGGCCACGATCCGGCCACTCGCCATGACCAGCACGCGCTCGGCCAGCAGCAGCGCCTCCGTCATGTCATGAGTGACCATGAGCGTGGTCAGCCCCAGCCGGCCGTGCAGCTCGCGCACTTTGCGTCCAAGAGCGTCGCGGGTGACAGGATCGAGCGCGCCGAACGGTTCGTCCATCAGCAGCAGCCGCGGATCGCCGGCCAGCGCGCGCGCCACGCCGACGCGCTGGCGTTGCCCGCCGGAAAGCTCGTCCGGCATGCGCCGGGCGTGACCGGCTTCGAGTTCGACGAGCGCCAGCAGCTCCGCCACGCGCGCTGCGCCGATCGGCTGCCGGGCAAGGCGCGGCCCGATCGCGATGTTTTCCGCCACGGTCATATGCGGGAACAGGCCGACCGACTGGAAGACGTAACCGATCCGCCGCCGCAGCGCGGGCGCGGGCAGGGTGCGCACGTCCTCCCCGGCGAAGAGAACCGCGCCTTCGTCCGGCACGATCAGCCGATTGACCGTCTTGAGCAGGGTCGACTTGCCCGAACCGGAAGCGCCGACCAGTGCGACGAAGCTTCCGCGGGCGATCTCCAGATCGACCCCGTCGATCGCCCGCGTCGCGCCAAAGCGTTTGACGAGACCGCTGAAGCCAAGCTCGATCGGGGACACCGCATCCATCCGCGGACCTTAGGCGGGAAGCGCGCCGAAACGAAAGCCTGGAGTCGTTTTCCTTGAGACGGCCCCGGCCCGCGCCCCGTCCACCCAACGGCAGGGTATTCCATGGGCGGCCGGGTGGGGGTGCGG
The sequence above is a segment of the Pelagerythrobacter marensis genome. Coding sequences within it:
- a CDS encoding class I SAM-dependent methyltransferase; this encodes MTGQADDGLPGDLGGIFRRLIRTAGPISLAQFMGESNARYYAGRDPLGTAGDFVTAPEISQMFGELIGLWLADMWLRAGRREPVLYVELGPGRGTLAKDALRAAQRHGLEPEVHFVEGSAALREVQERAVPGARWHSDLAGVPEDAPLLLVANEFLDALPVRQLVRTGDGWRERMVGLEGDDFVFVAGRQPMDEAVPAAWRDAPPGTLLETSPASAAIAHELAGRLAKQGGAALVIDYGHGEMRAGSTLQAVRAHAKVDPFAAPGEADLTAHVDFATLARVIEAGGARHLGTVAQGRWLRSLGIDARARALAARAPHYAEEIERARRRLVDDAQMGRLFKVMGVAAPDWPDGAGFDAE
- a CDS encoding glycine betaine ABC transporter substrate-binding protein, which translates into the protein MSGIGTILLGLGDKLAAHVLLAAAAIALGVVVALPLAVWASRSPPVARVALGFASLVQTIPALALLALFFPILLSLRAVFGEGLPTLGFLPALLALALYALLPILRNAVTAREHMAPGVLEAADGVGMTGWQKLRLVEAPLAAPYIMAGIRTASVWTIGAATLATTVGQPSLGDPIFAGLQTQNWALVLAGCIASAGLALVADALLGAIERGFATRRRLPVWTGAALALAGIAAAAFAQFAPGDRDDTVVIGAKSFSEQYILARLIGQRLREAGYRVEYRDGLGSAVVHDALTSGAIDISIDYTGTLWTNEMEREGNPGREAIYRAIVEWERETSGTLVLGRLGFENAYALAMRADRAEALGVRSIADLAPQARRLTIGADPEFFRRPEWSAVRDAYALRFGQQRTFQPTFMYNALQSGEADVISAYTSDGRIAADRLVVLDDPQDAFPAYDALVLIAPDRADDAQLVAALRPLVGAIDVATMREANLSVDRTDAGKKTPAEAARELAAKLDL
- a CDS encoding ATP-binding cassette domain-containing protein; this encodes MDAVSPIELGFSGLVKRFGATRAIDGVDLEIARGSFVALVGASGSGKSTLLKTVNRLIVPDEGAVLFAGEDVRTLPAPALRRRIGYVFQSVGLFPHMTVAENIAIGPRLARQPIGAARVAELLALVELEAGHARRMPDELSGGQRQRVGVARALAGDPRLLLMDEPFGALDPVTRDALGRKVRELHGRLGLTTLMVTHDMTEALLLAERVLVMASGRIVADETPHSLLAGAGGAEAQALVAVPRDQADAIAELEK